In a single window of the Massilia oculi genome:
- a CDS encoding N,N-dimethylformamidase beta subunit family domain-containing protein, which produces MIRGYPRHASIWPGERLQLHVSTDRPRFRAALYRWGDGFEPVMRSDWLPGKHAVDAGPADDWHWPHYSLALGPPLRSGVYLAQLEDAGPRPPRLDQDAGAALFVVRAEPDAVPPPPSDVHLAGGPDAGRRPARRLLYKLPLATYHAHNRSGGGYYATAAQRAGMPLGARVSLRRPGGGIGGPVWGAPDHYDCRSPRQTFAHWDARFVRWLERSGYAVDYCTDLDIHADPALLGRYRLLVGAGHDEYWTEARRDAVEAFVEGGGNVAFFGAKLCWWRIHLVDGGTALVCRQDGPQDAHDHWWQPDGAARPEDSLSGASYRHGGGWRDGPRQTGGFRVQDASHWVFAGTGLAQGERFGHDTWPPLAGHACDGAPLAAFDHDSGKATLSTWCDRAGTPHGYQVLAACHLDRHWQDLPPRERHAAREGIHAATLGIYQRGGTVFSAGTTDWAQVIDGPRDRRVERITRNVLDRLLA; this is translated from the coding sequence ATGATCCGCGGCTATCCACGCCATGCCAGCATCTGGCCCGGCGAACGCCTGCAGCTGCACGTGTCGACCGACCGGCCGCGCTTTCGCGCCGCACTCTACCGCTGGGGCGACGGTTTCGAGCCCGTCATGCGCAGCGACTGGCTGCCCGGCAAGCATGCCGTCGACGCCGGCCCGGCCGACGACTGGCACTGGCCCCACTACTCACTGGCGCTGGGCCCGCCCCTGCGCTCCGGCGTCTACCTGGCCCAGCTCGAAGACGCCGGCCCACGCCCGCCGCGGCTCGATCAGGATGCCGGCGCGGCCCTGTTCGTGGTGCGGGCAGAACCCGATGCCGTGCCCCCTCCCCCATCCGACGTGCACCTTGCAGGCGGCCCGGACGCCGGCCGCCGCCCCGCGCGGCGCCTGTTGTACAAGCTGCCGCTGGCCACCTACCATGCCCATAACCGCAGCGGCGGCGGCTATTACGCGACGGCGGCGCAGCGCGCCGGGATGCCGCTCGGGGCCCGCGTCTCGCTGCGCAGGCCGGGCGGCGGCATCGGCGGCCCGGTCTGGGGCGCCCCCGACCACTACGACTGCCGCTCGCCGCGCCAGACCTTCGCCCACTGGGACGCCCGCTTCGTCCGCTGGCTCGAGCGCAGCGGCTACGCGGTCGACTATTGCACCGACCTCGACATCCATGCCGATCCCGCTCTGCTCGGCCGCTACCGGCTGCTGGTCGGCGCCGGCCACGACGAATACTGGACCGAAGCGCGCCGCGACGCCGTCGAAGCCTTCGTCGAAGGCGGCGGCAACGTCGCCTTCTTCGGCGCCAAGCTGTGCTGGTGGCGCATCCACCTGGTCGACGGCGGCACGGCCCTCGTCTGCCGCCAGGACGGACCGCAGGATGCGCATGACCACTGGTGGCAGCCGGACGGCGCGGCCCGGCCAGAAGACAGCCTGAGCGGCGCCAGCTACCGCCACGGCGGTGGCTGGCGCGACGGCCCGCGCCAGACCGGCGGCTTCCGGGTGCAGGATGCCAGCCACTGGGTATTCGCCGGCACCGGCCTGGCGCAGGGCGAGCGCTTCGGGCACGACACCTGGCCGCCCCTTGCCGGCCATGCCTGCGACGGCGCCCCGCTGGCCGCCTTCGACCACGACAGCGGCAAGGCCACCCTGTCCACCTGGTGCGACCGCGCCGGCACGCCGCACGGCTACCAGGTGCTGGCGGCCTGCCACCTCGACCGCCACTGGCAAGATCTTCCGCCGCGCGAGCGGCACGCCGCCCGCGAGGGCATCCACGCCGCCACCCTGGGCATCTACCAGCGCGGCGGCACCGTGTTCTCGGCCGGCACCACCGACTGGGCGCAAGTCATCGACGGGCCGCGCGACCGCCGCGTCGAACGCATCACGCGCAATGTGCTCGACCGCTTGCTGGCATGA
- a CDS encoding carbamoyltransferase C-terminal domain-containing protein, with amino-acid sequence MDDTPVVLGINRDRHASVCLMHGSHVQWAIQKERLTRHKHHPGERGDMDAFYLPHLSGLERPLDVLVECHASGGAADEPADELASEASGSDGAPALVFARGARRARIPQHLAHVVGAFHPSPFREAAVMVVGGQGSLGVDGRREVASCHRVDRERIAPIGRQLRGDGDQHAAGLGMFYASLTQALFPGQDNEGKVTDLAPYGDPHALGLPPLAVEDMQVAIPHAWPVLLQEAERFRFGSPKASFTDCANLAAAGQRAFEEALLALARWLHGRTGLDDLCLTGGAAFNGAANARLLREGPFRRVFVPPAPGAAGAALGCAIYGLLELASRSVDFRWTHDYLGPAPQLADIEAALDGASDLIVEHPRGRDALCARMLDLLCSGRVVGLYQGRSEFGPRGLGHRSILADPRRERMRDWINVRVQEREWFRPFAPMVAEERASQYFDMQAPSPFMQFAVPVRSSVMPLLAAVTHVDGSARLQTVGPSDDPVLRALLAGFEVRTGVPVLLNASLCDRHEPLVETPQEAVATFRRLPLHGLAMPPYLVMKRHEPGLPA; translated from the coding sequence ATGGACGATACCCCCGTTGTGCTCGGCATAAACCGCGACCGGCATGCGAGCGTCTGCCTCATGCACGGCTCACATGTGCAATGGGCCATCCAGAAAGAGCGCCTCACGCGCCACAAGCACCACCCTGGAGAACGGGGCGACATGGATGCGTTCTACCTGCCCCACCTGTCCGGGCTCGAGCGACCGCTCGACGTGCTGGTCGAATGCCATGCATCCGGCGGGGCTGCCGACGAGCCGGCCGACGAGCTGGCCAGCGAAGCGAGCGGCAGCGACGGCGCCCCCGCGCTCGTCTTCGCCCGCGGCGCGCGGCGCGCCCGCATCCCGCAGCACCTGGCGCACGTGGTTGGCGCCTTCCACCCGTCTCCGTTCCGCGAGGCGGCGGTGATGGTCGTGGGCGGCCAGGGCAGCCTGGGGGTCGACGGGCGGCGCGAAGTCGCCTCCTGCCATCGCGTCGACCGCGAACGCATCGCCCCCATCGGCCGGCAACTGAGAGGCGATGGCGACCAGCACGCCGCCGGGCTCGGCATGTTCTACGCCAGCCTCACCCAGGCGCTGTTCCCGGGCCAGGACAACGAGGGCAAGGTGACCGACCTGGCGCCCTACGGCGATCCGCACGCGCTCGGCCTGCCGCCCCTCGCGGTCGAAGACATGCAGGTCGCCATCCCGCACGCCTGGCCCGTGCTGCTGCAAGAAGCCGAGCGTTTCCGCTTCGGCTCGCCCAAGGCCAGCTTCACCGATTGCGCCAACCTGGCGGCGGCCGGCCAGCGCGCTTTCGAAGAAGCGCTGCTGGCGCTGGCCCGCTGGCTGCACGGGCGCACCGGCCTGGACGACCTGTGCCTCACCGGCGGCGCCGCCTTCAATGGCGCGGCCAATGCGCGCCTGCTGCGCGAAGGCCCGTTCCGGCGCGTGTTCGTGCCGCCGGCGCCGGGCGCGGCCGGCGCCGCCCTCGGCTGCGCCATCTACGGCCTGCTCGAGCTGGCCAGCCGCAGCGTCGACTTCCGCTGGACCCACGACTATCTCGGTCCGGCGCCCCAGCTGGCCGACATCGAGGCGGCGCTCGATGGCGCGAGCGACCTGATCGTCGAGCATCCGCGCGGGCGCGACGCCCTGTGCGCGCGCATGCTCGACCTGCTGTGTTCGGGACGGGTCGTCGGCCTGTACCAGGGCCGCAGCGAATTCGGCCCGCGCGGGCTGGGCCATCGCAGCATCCTGGCCGATCCGCGCCGCGAGCGCATGCGCGACTGGATCAATGTCCGCGTCCAGGAGCGCGAATGGTTCCGGCCCTTCGCCCCCATGGTGGCCGAAGAGCGCGCGTCCCAGTATTTCGACATGCAGGCGCCATCGCCCTTCATGCAGTTCGCGGTCCCCGTGCGCAGCAGCGTGATGCCGCTGCTGGCGGCGGTCACCCACGTCGACGGCAGCGCACGCCTGCAAACGGTCGGCCCCAGCGACGATCCGGTGCTGCGCGCCCTGCTGGCCGGCTTCGAAGTACGCACCGGGGTGCCGGTGCTGCTCAATGCCTCCTTGTGCGACAGGCACGAGCCCCTGGTCGAGACGCCGCAAGAGGCCGTCGCCACCTTCCGGCGCCTGCCCCTGCACGGCCTGGCCATGCCGCCCTACCTCGTCATGAAGCGCCACGAACCCGGGCTGCCGGCATGA
- the nudC gene encoding NAD(+) diphosphatase produces MLQTPASFTPLFAPHPDPEPLNFMFHKGQLLVREDGPALPDAAALERMGVAPDTLQPLGLLDGRYCQAGWFDLEPALPPGHAWRGLRALFGVIDEALVGVAGRAAQVAEWARTHRFCGVCGSGTVLAGGERCFKCGNCGHMAYPRISPAMMVLIRKGDSVLLAKHLQHATQRFVPLAGFLEAGESIEEAIHREVFEEVGLRVHNLRYFASQSWPFPHSLMLAFTAEYLDGEIRVDASEIAEARWFGPDDEWPERVPQMSISSVLVDAHRPPGR; encoded by the coding sequence ATGCTCCAGACACCCGCCTCCTTCACGCCGCTGTTCGCGCCGCATCCCGATCCGGAACCCCTGAACTTCATGTTCCACAAGGGACAGCTCCTGGTGCGCGAAGACGGGCCGGCATTGCCGGACGCGGCGGCGCTGGAGCGCATGGGCGTGGCGCCCGACACGCTGCAGCCGCTGGGCTTGCTGGACGGGCGGTATTGCCAGGCCGGCTGGTTCGACCTGGAACCCGCGCTGCCGCCAGGCCATGCCTGGCGCGGCCTGCGTGCGCTGTTCGGAGTGATCGACGAGGCGCTGGTGGGTGTTGCCGGACGTGCGGCGCAAGTGGCCGAGTGGGCGCGCACCCACCGCTTCTGCGGCGTGTGCGGCAGCGGCACCGTGCTGGCCGGCGGCGAGCGCTGTTTCAAGTGCGGCAATTGCGGTCACATGGCCTATCCGCGCATCTCGCCGGCCATGATGGTCCTGATCCGCAAGGGCGACTCGGTGTTGCTGGCCAAGCACCTGCAGCATGCGACGCAGCGCTTCGTGCCGCTGGCCGGCTTTCTGGAAGCGGGCGAGTCGATCGAGGAAGCTATCCACCGCGAGGTGTTCGAAGAGGTGGGCCTGCGTGTGCACAACCTGCGCTACTTCGCCAGCCAGTCGTGGCCGTTCCCGCATTCGCTGATGCTGGCCTTCACGGCCGAGTACCTCGACGGCGAGATCCGGGTCGACGCCAGCGAGATCGCGGAAGCGCGCTGGTTCGGCCCGGACGACGAATGGCCGGAGCGGGTGCCTCAGATGTCGATCTCGAGCGTCCTGGTGGACGCCCATCGTCCGCCCGGCCGTTAA
- the folE gene encoding GTP cyclohydrolase I FolE — MSDKEAFTEHDWRRLLTSLGENPERPGLVETPARVAKAWKHWTSGYDQDPVEVLKAFEDGAEEYNELIVVRGIPVYSHCEHHLAPFFGKATVGYLPNGKIVGLSKLTRLVDIFSKRLQVQERMTMQIANALMEVLEPKAVGVVVKCRHMCMESRGIRAIGEETITSTLLGELQPNLALRTEFLALARD; from the coding sequence ATGTCTGACAAAGAAGCTTTCACCGAACACGACTGGCGTCGTCTCCTGACCAGCCTGGGCGAAAATCCGGAACGTCCGGGTCTGGTCGAAACGCCGGCGCGCGTCGCGAAAGCCTGGAAACACTGGACCTCGGGCTACGACCAGGATCCGGTGGAAGTGCTCAAGGCGTTCGAGGATGGCGCCGAGGAATACAATGAACTGATCGTGGTGCGCGGCATCCCGGTCTACAGCCACTGCGAACACCACCTGGCGCCGTTTTTCGGCAAGGCCACCGTCGGCTACCTGCCGAACGGGAAGATCGTGGGCCTGTCGAAGCTGACCCGCCTGGTCGATATCTTTTCCAAGCGGCTGCAGGTGCAGGAACGCATGACGATGCAGATCGCCAATGCGCTGATGGAAGTGCTGGAGCCGAAGGCCGTCGGCGTCGTCGTCAAGTGCCGCCATATGTGCATGGAAAGCCGCGGCATCCGCGCCATCGGCGAAGAAACCATCACCTCGACCCTGCTGGGCGAGCTGCAACCGAACTTGGCGCTGCGCACCGAGTTCCTCGCACTGGCGCGCGACTGA
- a CDS encoding phosphatase PAP2 family protein produces MIEHVNLILFSVLNAHADLTGWQLLGAMFAAEWLIFLVPFSLVLLWASGTGPRREVALRAFLAAACALTLNAMIGHLWYSPRPFVAEVGHTFLLHAPDSSFPSDHATSIFSVALVLAFSRVPLARSLGLLMLPLSLIVAWSRVYLGVHWPKDMIGALLVSGGFALLAYTPLAQAACARALPALELVYHRLLALPIGRGWLRP; encoded by the coding sequence ATGATCGAGCACGTCAACCTCATCCTGTTTTCCGTCCTGAATGCCCACGCTGATCTGACTGGTTGGCAATTGCTGGGGGCGATGTTTGCGGCCGAATGGCTGATTTTCCTGGTGCCGTTTTCCCTGGTGCTGCTGTGGGCCAGCGGAACGGGTCCGCGGCGCGAGGTGGCGCTGCGCGCCTTCCTGGCGGCGGCCTGTGCGCTGACCCTGAACGCGATGATCGGTCACCTGTGGTACAGCCCGCGTCCCTTCGTGGCCGAGGTCGGCCATACCTTCCTGCTGCATGCACCCGACAGCTCCTTCCCCAGCGACCACGCGACCAGCATCTTCTCGGTGGCGCTGGTGCTGGCCTTCAGCCGCGTGCCGCTGGCGCGCAGCCTGGGACTGTTGATGCTGCCGCTGTCGCTGATCGTGGCCTGGTCGCGCGTCTACCTCGGCGTGCATTGGCCGAAAGACATGATCGGGGCGCTGCTGGTGTCGGGCGGCTTCGCGCTGCTGGCCTATACGCCGCTGGCCCAGGCCGCCTGCGCGCGGGCACTGCCGGCGCTCGAGCTGGTCTATCACCGGCTGCTGGCGCTGCCGATCGGGCGCGGCTGGCTGCGGCCCTGA
- a CDS encoding RtcB family protein, with the protein MNVHIEQERSTRGCDAAGAIDEIPMACKDIDAVERNADFDS; encoded by the coding sequence ATGAACGTCCATATCGAACAGGAGCGCTCCACGCGTGGCTGCGATGCTGCAGGCGCGATCGATGAAATCCCGATGGCCTGCAAGGACATCGATGCGGTCGAGCGCAACGCCGACTTCGACAGCTGA
- a CDS encoding HAD hydrolase-like protein — translation MSYRLAIFDFDGTLADSWPFFLSVFNDIADQHGFRQIDAEQAERLRHCGPRDVMRHVGMPAWKLPFASRSFIDRMRAVTGSGRIPLFDGIGPTLHALDRAGVRLAMVSSNAEENVRAVLGPELAALMRQYECGMSIFGKAARIRKVVRQASTPPAQALYVGDQTTDADAARRAGIAFGAVSWGYAPIETLRRVAPEREFGAPADLLSLARR, via the coding sequence ATGAGCTACCGCCTGGCGATCTTCGACTTCGACGGCACGCTGGCCGATTCCTGGCCCTTCTTTTTGAGCGTCTTCAACGATATCGCCGACCAGCATGGTTTCCGGCAGATCGACGCCGAGCAGGCCGAGCGGCTGCGCCACTGCGGTCCGCGCGACGTCATGCGCCACGTCGGCATGCCGGCCTGGAAGCTGCCGTTCGCCTCGCGCTCCTTCATCGACCGCATGCGCGCCGTCACCGGTTCGGGCCGCATTCCGCTGTTCGACGGCATCGGCCCGACCCTGCACGCGCTCGACCGCGCCGGCGTGCGGCTGGCGATGGTGTCCTCGAATGCCGAGGAAAACGTGCGCGCCGTGCTCGGCCCCGAGCTGGCCGCCCTGATGCGGCAGTACGAGTGCGGCATGTCGATCTTCGGCAAGGCCGCGCGCATCCGCAAGGTGGTGCGACAGGCGAGCACGCCGCCCGCGCAGGCGCTGTACGTGGGCGACCAGACCACGGACGCCGACGCCGCGCGCCGCGCCGGCATCGCCTTCGGTGCGGTCAGCTGGGGCTATGCGCCGATCGAGACGCTGCGCCGGGTGGCGCCTGAGCGCGAGTTCGGCGCGCCGGCCGACCTGCTGTCGCTGGCGCGGCGATAG